One Thermorudis peleae genomic window, AGCCCCTCAGCAAGGTGCTCGGGGAACGTCAACCGGTCACGTGCACTGGGGAAGACCGCTGCAAGCGTTGCTTCTCCCATCGCAATATGATCAGGATGCTGAATGTAGTGCTGGCCATGCCATCGCGCTGTTGGGTCCTGGCAAATGACCGCATCCGGCTTATATTTACGGATCATGCGCACAATGGCACCACGCAACTCAAGCGAGGGGAGCAGCTCAGCATCGCGAAAACGGAGAAACTCGACCTGCTGCACACCAAGAATTTTCGCTGCCTCACGCTGCTCAGCTTCACGAATAGCGGCCAACCGATCGGGCGTCATCGTGGGATCATGACTCCCTTTGTCTCCGCTCGTCCCCAGGACATAAACAATTTCACAGCCTTCAGCAGCCCATTTGGCTACCGTCCCAGCGCATCCAAACTCGGCATCATCAGGATGCGCCACCACAACCATTGCCCGCTTCGGCGTCTTGACAACCGCAGTCATCACCTGTTCCTTCCATGCTCTGCATCCACATGCTCATGTATGACAATCGTCGGTACCAATCTCCAGGGAAATGCTCCAGAGCGCTCTGGGCCGAGCGTGATCAGTTGCTCGAGGCACACCCGCGCCTGCGCTACCAGCCGCGCTGTATCAACCCCCTGACAACATGGCTGGAAAGGTTCGACTCGCGCAAGACCGCGTTCGAGGAGACGCACGGCGCCGATCCAGTTCCCACGCTGAAGATGATGGAATGCAACGCCGATCTGCAGAATACCTTGATAAAGCCCTCGGACTGGGCGTAGCTCGGCACGCCAAAGCTCCTCGAGAACCTCATGACAGGTAAAGTACTCGCCAGCATTGAAGAGGGCAACACCTTCACGTAATTCAGCTGGTGGTGGCTCACAGCAAGCCGAATCAGCAGCTTGA contains:
- a CDS encoding PIG-L deacetylase family protein, whose translation is MTAVVKTPKRAMVVVAHPDDAEFGCAGTVAKWAAEGCEIVYVLGTSGDKGSHDPTMTPDRLAAIREAEQREAAKILGVQQVEFLRFRDAELLPSLELRGAIVRMIRKYKPDAVICQDPTARWHGQHYIQHPDHIAMGEATLAAVFPSARDRLTFPEHLAEGLEPHAVREVLLMNPAQPDVWIDISTTFAKKIEALRAHKSQISEDPQLEQWIRLWAQDSAAEARRRGFPGAEFIQLAEAFKYFRLDE
- a CDS encoding DUF309 domain-containing protein — protein: MCCQAADSACCEPPPAELREGVALFNAGEYFTCHEVLEELWRAELRPVRGLYQGILQIGVAFHHLQRGNWIGAVRLLERGLARVEPFQPCCQGVDTARLVAQARVCLEQLITLGPERSGAFPWRLVPTIVIHEHVDAEHGRNR